Proteins encoded within one genomic window of Phototrophicus methaneseepsis:
- a CDS encoding ABC transporter ATP-binding protein, translating to MSLLVVNDIHTYYGKIHALKGISLEVNEGEVVTLIGGNGAGKSTTLNTICSITPAAEGQVILNGQDITAMPPHEIVKAGVVQSPEGRKVFTRLTVRENLEMGAFVRNDSRGIQDDLEDVFERFPRLKEREHQLAGTMSGGEQQMLAIGRALMARPRILLLDEPSMGLAPLLVKQIFDVVRYLNETNGTTILLVEQNALMALEVAHRGYVLQSGRISHEGAAAALKNDTAIIEAYLGG from the coding sequence ATGAGCCTGCTCGTCGTCAACGACATACACACCTACTATGGCAAAATCCATGCCCTCAAAGGCATCTCGCTAGAAGTCAACGAGGGCGAAGTCGTCACGCTGATTGGTGGGAACGGCGCAGGGAAATCGACCACGCTCAACACCATCTGCAGCATCACGCCCGCCGCTGAAGGGCAGGTCATCCTCAATGGACAGGATATCACAGCCATGCCCCCGCACGAGATCGTCAAAGCTGGCGTCGTACAATCCCCGGAAGGTCGTAAAGTCTTTACACGGCTGACCGTGCGCGAAAACCTGGAAATGGGTGCTTTTGTCCGCAATGATAGTCGTGGTATTCAGGATGATCTGGAAGATGTTTTTGAGCGCTTCCCTCGCCTGAAAGAGCGTGAACATCAGCTCGCAGGGACGATGTCCGGCGGTGAACAGCAAATGCTCGCTATAGGACGGGCCTTAATGGCGCGCCCGCGTATTTTGCTGCTCGATGAGCCAAGCATGGGCCTAGCCCCTCTGCTGGTTAAGCAAATCTTCGATGTCGTACGCTACTTAAATGAAACGAACGGCACAACGATCCTCTTGGTGGAACAAAACGCCCTAATGGCGTTAGAAGTGGCACATCGAGGTTATGTGCTGCAATCAGGTCGTATCAGCCATGAAGGTGCAGCCGCTGCTCTCAAGAACGATACCGCCATTATAGAAGCTTATCTAGGCGGTTAA